From the genome of Bordetella sp. H567, one region includes:
- a CDS encoding glycosyltransferase family 9 protein: MNIANNLRRAGRRVVVFGTHGYALANWFPGFDIRPLPGEDEIAALGDYAAIIQMAASGPIAGLDERFAQFRAIKSRPAPKAPMDSGGRGSPSWSDGAPGHAHRYNGAMASFRAFTLSLFGLSDWTREIGLQAPAHLRPRLHERRVIIHPTSSEAARCWKPSQYVALATVLRTRGFEPVFVLAPAERAEWRDLLARHGLSILDAPDLAHTAEAIYESGWFIGTDSGIGHLASACGIPTVTIVDRPRNMRRWRPVWAPGLVVQPWWLPMRWLRRAYWREATTVGRTLRTFDKLRKWVEDDGRAAAEAAGNSRPLPR; this comes from the coding sequence ATGAACATCGCCAACAACCTGAGGCGGGCCGGGCGCCGCGTGGTGGTCTTCGGTACACACGGGTATGCGTTGGCGAACTGGTTTCCCGGCTTCGATATACGGCCGCTGCCCGGCGAAGACGAAATTGCAGCGCTGGGCGATTACGCTGCCATCATCCAGATGGCCGCGAGTGGTCCGATTGCGGGGCTGGACGAACGTTTTGCCCAGTTCCGGGCCATAAAGTCGCGGCCGGCGCCCAAGGCGCCGATGGACAGCGGGGGACGCGGCAGCCCCAGCTGGAGCGACGGCGCCCCAGGCCACGCCCACCGGTACAACGGCGCCATGGCCAGTTTCCGCGCGTTCACGCTATCCCTGTTCGGCTTGAGCGACTGGACGCGCGAAATCGGTTTGCAAGCCCCCGCCCACCTGCGGCCTCGCTTGCATGAGCGCCGCGTCATCATCCACCCGACGTCCAGCGAAGCTGCCCGATGCTGGAAACCGAGCCAGTATGTCGCCCTGGCCACCGTGCTGCGCACGCGAGGTTTCGAACCGGTTTTCGTGCTGGCACCGGCGGAGCGGGCGGAGTGGCGGGATTTGCTGGCCCGGCATGGCTTGTCCATCCTGGATGCCCCCGATCTGGCCCACACCGCGGAGGCGATCTACGAATCCGGCTGGTTCATCGGCACGGATTCCGGCATCGGGCATCTTGCGTCGGCCTGTGGGATTCCAACCGTGACCATCGTGGACCGCCCCCGGAACATGCGCCGATGGCGGCCGGTCTGGGCGCCGGGATTGGTGGTGCAGCCTTGGTGGCTGCCGATGCGATGGCTGCGCCGTGCCTATTGGCGCGAGGCCACCACCGTGGGAAGGACCTTGCGCACCTTCGATAAGCTGCGGAAATGGGTGGAGGACGACGGACGCGCGGCCGCCGAAGCGGCCGGAAATTCCAGGCCGCTACCTCGCTGA
- a CDS encoding KGG domain-containing protein, with amino-acid sequence MMTEERKTGRKPRGFAAMDPELLRGIAAQGGRAAHAMGKAHRFDSQEAKQAAAKRHAGKSVKPDAGKTDRTERDREEAHTPAAATVEHKS; translated from the coding sequence ATGATGACAGAGGAACGCAAAACGGGCCGCAAGCCGAGGGGCTTTGCCGCGATGGATCCCGAGCTGCTGCGTGGGATCGCCGCACAGGGAGGCCGCGCCGCCCACGCCATGGGCAAGGCCCATCGATTCGATTCGCAGGAAGCCAAGCAGGCCGCGGCCAAGCGGCACGCGGGCAAATCCGTCAAGCCGGATGCGGGCAAGACAGATCGCACCGAACGGGACCGCGAGGAAGCGCACACGCCAGCGGCCGCGACGGTGGAACATAAATCCTGA
- a CDS encoding MFS transporter, with protein sequence MRLSHRISVVAALGTTQTLAWASSYYLPAVLSVPMARDLGIGVPTVFAAFSFALLISALLGPYSGRAIDRWGGRPVLIATNLIFALGLFWLGSVHSPFGLFAAWAVLGIGMGSGLYEAAFASLVRLYGQSSRGAISGITLIAGFASTVGWPLTSFLQVEFGWREACHAWAALHLILALPLNYLLPSPSPSAAAEHAPRARPAENPTPARTTWPSVVLAVVFAITWFISTALAAHLPRLLMGAGATFAAAVAAGALMGPAQVGARILEFGLLRKVHPLLSARLATVAHPVGALLLLFFGAPLASVFVILHGAGNGILTIAKGTLPLVLFGSQGYGARQGMLMVPARIAQALAPWLFGLCLDQWGDGALWVSATLSAIGFAALLTLNADMGNVREPASAGAATPGGR encoded by the coding sequence TGGGCCTCCTCCTACTATCTGCCCGCCGTGTTGAGCGTGCCGATGGCCCGGGACCTAGGCATCGGCGTGCCCACGGTGTTTGCGGCGTTTTCCTTCGCGCTGCTGATCTCCGCCCTGCTCGGCCCTTATTCCGGCCGGGCCATCGATCGCTGGGGCGGACGCCCCGTGCTGATCGCAACCAATCTGATCTTTGCCCTGGGCCTGTTCTGGCTGGGAAGCGTGCATTCCCCCTTCGGGCTGTTCGCGGCGTGGGCGGTGCTGGGCATCGGGATGGGCAGCGGCTTGTACGAAGCCGCGTTTGCTTCGCTGGTGCGTCTGTATGGGCAATCGTCGCGGGGCGCGATCTCGGGCATCACGCTTATCGCCGGCTTCGCCAGTACGGTGGGTTGGCCGCTGACCAGTTTCCTGCAAGTGGAGTTCGGCTGGCGCGAGGCGTGCCATGCCTGGGCGGCCCTGCATTTGATCCTGGCCCTGCCACTGAATTACCTGTTGCCCTCGCCATCGCCATCCGCCGCCGCCGAACACGCGCCGCGCGCGAGGCCGGCGGAGAACCCGACACCCGCTCGGACCACGTGGCCGTCCGTGGTCCTGGCGGTGGTCTTCGCCATTACGTGGTTCATCAGTACCGCGTTGGCCGCCCACCTGCCGCGCCTGCTGATGGGCGCGGGCGCGACCTTCGCCGCGGCCGTGGCAGCCGGGGCTTTGATGGGTCCGGCACAAGTGGGCGCGCGCATCCTGGAGTTCGGCTTGCTGCGCAAGGTACATCCGCTGCTCTCGGCGCGCCTGGCGACGGTGGCGCATCCCGTCGGTGCCCTATTGCTGCTGTTTTTCGGCGCGCCGCTTGCGTCGGTCTTTGTCATCCTTCATGGCGCCGGCAATGGCATCCTGACGATAGCCAAGGGCACGCTTCCCCTGGTGCTGTTCGGCTCGCAGGGCTACGGCGCGCGGCAGGGCATGTTGATGGTGCCGGCGCGCATCGCCCAGGCCTTGGCGCCATGGCTCTTCGGCCTGTGCCTGGACCAATGGGGCGACGGGGCGCTATGGGTATCAGCCACGCTGAGCGCGATCGGCTTCGCCGCCCTGCTTACGCTCAATGCCGACATGGGGAACGTGCGCGAACCGGCATCGGCCGGCGCCGCCACGCCTGGCGGCAGGTAG
- a CDS encoding efflux transporter outer membrane subunit encodes MMRPQPMLKHAALATAVAAALSACTLAPKYERPAAPVQADWPDQPKLVYSGDDKAATAGTQPAAAVAPAGDVAAADVGWRDFFRDPRLQALIAVSLQNNRDLRVAVQRVEEARAQWGVQRGQLFPSIGAGIQGTRQRLPPDLRAGGPHSPSISSQYQAGLGLTTFEIDLFGRLRSLSEAAYQQYLSTEQARRSVQISLVGEVAQAYLNLRAADVQLELTRKTLDARQASYDLVKRRFDGGVSSELDLNQAKSLLDAASANLAELARLQAQAVNALVLLIGAPLPSGLPPAAPFDNAQVLATIPAGLPSALLERRPDILAAESALRAANANIGAARAAFFPTISLTGLLGAASPSLDDLFKGGHGFWSFSPSITTPIFAGGAIRSNLAVAEARNNIAVAQYEKSIQQAFQEVSDALAGEATYGTQVQALRALEASSARTVDLSTMRYNGGVDSYLQVQNAQVTYYNAQLQLVQAGLGALLNRVALYKALGGGWEETTKRPEQTADSSNGQPRP; translated from the coding sequence ATGATGCGCCCGCAGCCCATGTTGAAACACGCCGCGCTGGCCACGGCTGTCGCCGCCGCGCTCAGCGCTTGCACGCTCGCACCGAAGTACGAGCGGCCCGCCGCGCCCGTCCAGGCGGACTGGCCGGATCAACCCAAACTGGTGTACAGCGGCGACGACAAGGCCGCGACGGCCGGCACCCAGCCCGCCGCGGCGGTGGCTCCAGCCGGCGATGTCGCGGCGGCCGACGTCGGCTGGCGCGATTTCTTCCGCGATCCGCGGCTGCAGGCCCTGATCGCGGTCTCGTTGCAGAACAACCGCGATCTGCGCGTGGCGGTGCAGCGCGTGGAGGAAGCCCGCGCCCAATGGGGCGTGCAGCGCGGTCAACTGTTTCCCAGCATAGGTGCCGGCATCCAGGGCACGCGGCAGCGCCTGCCGCCTGACCTGCGTGCGGGCGGCCCGCATTCGCCCTCGATCAGCAGCCAATACCAGGCAGGCCTGGGATTGACCACCTTCGAGATCGACCTCTTCGGCCGGCTGCGCAGCCTGTCGGAGGCCGCTTACCAGCAATACCTATCCACGGAACAGGCGCGCCGCAGCGTGCAGATTTCCCTGGTGGGCGAGGTGGCGCAGGCCTACCTGAACCTGCGCGCCGCCGACGTGCAGCTCGAGCTCACACGCAAGACGCTGGACGCGCGGCAGGCATCCTATGACCTGGTCAAGCGCCGCTTCGACGGCGGCGTGTCGTCGGAATTGGACTTGAACCAGGCCAAGTCGTTGCTGGACGCCGCATCGGCCAACCTGGCGGAATTGGCGCGCCTCCAGGCCCAGGCGGTGAACGCGCTGGTGCTGCTGATAGGCGCACCGCTGCCGTCGGGCCTGCCGCCCGCCGCGCCTTTCGACAACGCGCAGGTGCTGGCGACCATCCCGGCCGGCCTGCCGTCCGCGCTGCTGGAACGCCGCCCCGACATCCTTGCGGCCGAAAGCGCCTTGCGCGCGGCCAACGCTAATATCGGCGCTGCGCGCGCGGCGTTCTTTCCGACGATTTCCCTGACCGGCCTGCTGGGCGCGGCCAGTCCGTCCCTGGACGACCTGTTCAAGGGCGGCCATGGGTTCTGGAGTTTTTCGCCTTCCATCACAACGCCCATCTTTGCCGGCGGGGCGATACGTTCGAACCTGGCGGTGGCCGAGGCACGCAACAACATCGCGGTGGCGCAATACGAGAAATCCATCCAGCAGGCGTTCCAGGAGGTCTCGGACGCGCTGGCGGGCGAGGCGACCTACGGTACGCAGGTGCAGGCCCTGCGTGCATTGGAGGCATCGTCCGCGCGCACAGTGGATCTGTCCACCATGCGCTACAACGGCGGCGTGGACAGCTACCTGCAGGTGCAGAACGCCCAGGTGACGTACTACAACGCGCAACTGCAACTGGTACAGGCAGGCCTGGGCGCGCTGCTGAACCGTGTCGCCCTGTACAAGGCGCTGGGCGGCGGTTGGGAAGAAACCACGAAGAGGCCTGAGCAGACCGCGGATTCCTCCAACGGCCAGCCACGGCCGTAG
- a CDS encoding NAD(P)/FAD-dependent oxidoreductase: protein MPETPVFLREQSQPDKPGSADAGVPTRAQAARPPHRVVIVGGGAGGLELATELGRKHGRQHVTLVDSHMLHIWKPTLHEAAAGTVDVQQEGLSYLMLASLSHFNFVLGSMQGVDRARRIVHVGAVSGLTGQPLLPERDIAYDTLVVAVGSTSNFFGTPGAREHAITLDTPESAEQFRLTMLQAMVKVDQAKAGDPQAKLNIAIVGGGATGVELAAELREASRLVAAYELSNFDPRRDLAIRIIEGAPRILAGLPERLSRAAQRRLESLDIAIESGCLVSEVTQDSVHTKDGRTFPADLCMWAAGIKGPDVLGNLDLPRNRAGQLEVDARLQTEDPHILAFGDCAAAPRPDGKVVPARAQAAHQEASYLRRRLSARITGKPEPSGDFVYKDRGSLVALGRERGVGSLMGALLGRGFFVSGTIARWMYASLHLLHHRTVLGFSRTVSLALARLLTRRTHPRVKLH from the coding sequence ATGCCCGAAACCCCCGTATTTCTGCGCGAACAATCGCAGCCCGACAAACCCGGAAGCGCCGATGCCGGCGTGCCCACGCGGGCACAGGCCGCGAGGCCGCCGCACCGCGTCGTCATCGTGGGCGGCGGCGCGGGCGGGCTGGAGTTGGCCACCGAACTGGGCCGCAAGCATGGCCGCCAGCACGTCACCCTCGTGGACAGCCACATGCTGCATATCTGGAAACCCACCCTGCACGAGGCCGCCGCGGGCACGGTGGACGTCCAGCAGGAAGGCCTGTCCTACCTGATGCTGGCCAGCCTGTCGCATTTCAACTTCGTCCTGGGATCGATGCAGGGCGTGGACCGCGCCCGTCGCATCGTCCACGTCGGCGCCGTGTCCGGCCTGACGGGCCAACCATTGCTGCCCGAGCGCGACATTGCCTATGACACCCTGGTCGTCGCGGTGGGCAGTACCTCGAACTTCTTCGGCACGCCCGGCGCGCGCGAACATGCGATCACGCTGGATACGCCGGAATCGGCCGAACAATTCCGTCTCACCATGCTGCAAGCCATGGTCAAGGTCGACCAGGCCAAAGCCGGCGATCCGCAGGCCAAGCTGAATATCGCCATCGTCGGCGGGGGGGCCACGGGGGTTGAATTGGCCGCGGAACTGCGGGAAGCCAGCCGCCTGGTTGCCGCCTACGAGTTGTCGAACTTCGACCCGCGCCGGGACCTGGCAATACGCATCATCGAGGGCGCGCCCCGCATCCTGGCTGGGTTGCCGGAGCGGCTGTCGCGCGCCGCGCAGCGGCGGCTGGAGAGCCTGGACATCGCCATCGAAAGCGGCTGCCTGGTATCCGAGGTCACGCAGGACTCCGTGCACACCAAGGATGGCCGCACATTTCCCGCGGATCTTTGCATGTGGGCCGCGGGCATCAAGGGCCCGGACGTCCTGGGCAATCTGGATCTGCCGCGCAACCGCGCGGGCCAGCTGGAGGTGGATGCCCGGTTGCAGACGGAAGACCCGCATATCCTGGCTTTTGGCGATTGCGCCGCGGCGCCGCGTCCGGACGGCAAGGTCGTGCCGGCGCGCGCACAGGCGGCGCACCAGGAAGCCAGTTACCTGCGCCGCCGCCTCAGCGCCCGGATCACCGGCAAGCCGGAACCGTCGGGCGATTTTGTGTACAAGGACCGCGGCTCGCTGGTGGCGCTGGGCCGTGAGCGCGGCGTGGGAAGCCTGATGGGCGCGCTGCTGGGACGCGGTTTCTTCGTTAGCGGGACGATCGCGCGCTGGATGTATGCCAGCCTGCACCTGCTGCATCACCGTACCGTGCTGGGGTTTTCCCGCACGGTGTCGCTGGCGCTGGCTCGCCTGTTGACCCGGCGCACACACCCGCGCGTCAAGTTGCATTGA
- the adhP gene encoding alcohol dehydrogenase AdhP has translation MTKTMKAAVVREFGKPLVIEEVAVPTPGPGQILVKIAATGVCHTDLHAADGDWPVKPKPPFIPGHEGVGHVVGIGAAVRHVKEGDRVGVPWLYTACGHCRHCLGGWETLCMEQQNTAYSVNGSFAEYVVADPNYVGHLPDNVSFIDIAPILCAGVTVYKGLKVTDTKPGDWVVVSGIGGLGHLAVQYAKAMGLNVLAVDIDDAKLDLARHLGAALAINARKSDPVAFVKKEIGGAQGVLVTAVSPKAFEQALGMVGRGGTVSLNGLPPGDFPLSIFDTVLNGITVRGSIVGTRLDLQEALDFAGARKVKATVATEKLEDINGIFSRMHHGDIQGRIVIDFQK, from the coding sequence ATGACAAAGACCATGAAGGCCGCGGTCGTCCGTGAATTCGGCAAACCGCTTGTAATCGAGGAAGTGGCCGTACCGACGCCCGGACCCGGCCAGATCCTGGTCAAGATCGCCGCCACCGGCGTCTGTCATACAGACCTGCACGCGGCCGACGGCGATTGGCCCGTCAAGCCTAAACCGCCTTTCATTCCCGGCCATGAAGGCGTGGGACACGTCGTCGGCATAGGCGCCGCCGTCAGGCACGTGAAGGAAGGCGATCGCGTGGGCGTTCCGTGGCTCTATACCGCCTGCGGCCATTGCCGGCACTGCCTGGGCGGTTGGGAAACGCTGTGCATGGAGCAGCAGAACACCGCCTATTCCGTGAACGGCAGCTTCGCCGAGTACGTCGTCGCCGACCCCAACTACGTCGGCCACCTGCCGGATAACGTCTCCTTCATCGACATCGCCCCCATCCTCTGCGCGGGCGTAACGGTGTACAAGGGGCTGAAGGTCACCGACACCAAGCCGGGCGATTGGGTGGTGGTGTCCGGCATCGGCGGCCTTGGCCATCTGGCTGTGCAGTACGCCAAGGCCATGGGCCTGAATGTCCTTGCGGTCGACATCGACGACGCGAAGTTGGACCTGGCCCGCCACCTTGGGGCGGCGCTGGCGATCAACGCCCGCAAGAGCGATCCGGTCGCCTTCGTGAAGAAGGAGATCGGCGGCGCGCAGGGCGTGCTCGTAACGGCGGTATCGCCGAAGGCGTTCGAGCAGGCGCTGGGCATGGTCGGACGCGGCGGCACCGTATCGCTGAACGGCCTGCCGCCGGGCGACTTTCCCCTCTCCATCTTCGACACCGTGCTGAACGGCATCACCGTGCGCGGCTCCATCGTGGGCACGCGGCTGGACCTGCAGGAGGCGCTGGACTTCGCCGGCGCGCGCAAGGTCAAGGCGACGGTCGCCACCGAAAAGCTGGAAGACATCAACGGGATTTTTTCGCGCATGCATCACGGCGACATTCAGGGACGTATCGTCATCGACTTCCAGAAGTAG